The genomic DNA GCACCAATTTGTTTCTCAGTGGCAGGCAGGCAGACTTGCAGAATTGGCCTTtggcagagaaatattttttattttcccacacCTTTCTAATCTCTTTGGCTAACAATACTTAGCTTTGGCTAGTGATATTTATCTATGTACAATTTGTTTATCTATTTTAAttggaggaaagggaaagctaTTGAGGGAAAGCAGTTGACCTGGTTATCTGTATGGGTGGAAACTTGGAAGTTTCTGAGCTTGCTTTTGCCATAGGACTGTTTTGGGATGGATCTGAGGAACTGAAAAAGCTCTAGCATGTTCAGTCAGAGTGGGTCTAGATTTGGGCAAATGAATAAACTCTGCCGGCTTGCATTTAACACACATGCAGACCGAAGTTCCTGAATACAAGTTGAGCCCGTGCACTATCCTTGAGGTGGGGATAGCCAGGCAAAATGTCTATTATGAATGTAATTGTGTTCTTGAAACTGTTGTCCAGCCTTTTCCTTCAGAGAAGCCATGCCTTGTTAAATACAAGCTGTACAGGTTCCATAGTCACTCTGGCAGAGAAGTGTGTTGTGATCTCCAATCTCTGCGgtacaaaataaacagaacattAATGTCTAACCTGTACCAGACAGTGAAGTGTGATACACTAGCAAGGCAATGGCACTGTAGTTCCAGGCTACATTGGCCAGGATGTGGCGGTCTAAGTGTTTCTACAGTTTGGTGCTTGCTATAAACTAGGTGTTTGGACCTAGTGTTCTGGTAAAACAGGACATGCCATGGTGTTAGAACATACAACAAGTACTGTTTCTGAGCTGTgtacagaggggaaaaagggcGATAACTGACATCTGTTCTCACCTGAGAGTTGCAGTGTGTGCCTGAAAAGCTAAGATTATGGGCATTTACAAGCCGGAGCAATGAACAGTGGGGCAGAGAGGTTTTAGGAAAGTAATCCAgggttttaattttctgatgAAAGGCTTATGAGGTATGTTCTGTGTAAAGCTGGAATCCGTTCCACATCTTGCGCTTGGCAGTCATTTCATTGTTTCTTCGCAAGGATTTTCTGCATGCCTCTGATTAATTTTGCGAAGCAGGGGTGGAAGACCACAGCAGCCAGCTAGAAAACATAGAACATTTTGTCATCCCTCAGCACCCTGCTCTGTCAAAACATGCCAAAGCACAAGTAGAACACCCCTGCCCACCATCACTGGCAGCTACCAAACAAGCATTGCCTTCTAAGCCGGTATGTGGGGAGATACCTGCAGAATACAGAAATAGAACAAGAGAAGATTTAATTCCTTGCAGATTTCACGAGTGATCATTGTTAGTGCAAACAAGTCACTGCAACAAAGCAGCACAACAAACAGACTCTTAGCTTCTCTTTGGACTGGCTGTTTCTGCACTTAGGGATGGGGTGTAccccacagccagccccagggtCACCTGGAGCTGTGCAATCACAGCACATTTCCACTCCCCTCTGGCTATGcctctgtgtttcttttatcCTTCCCATGGGCATGGCTTGCAAACGAGGCCAGGGAAGCACACCCAGGTTTTCCACACCTGGGTGGAAATTATACCAGGCACAGACTCTGGTGGGATGCTTTCTTATTCTTCAGCTCCTTGTGTGGAGGATTATTTCCTCAGGAGCTCTCGCCTGCTCCTTAGTAgttatgctggtttttttccttgcatggGTAAGGTCTGAGCCCGTGGGTACATGACCCAGAGCCTGAGAAAATCTCTTTGAGCATGGTGAAGGTAAGTCCTGTGCATATGCTTGAGTAGGGAGTGAGTGGAATTAGTCTGTGAGAGATGCCGGGCTTGGTCAGGAGCATGCTGTGACTGCTTTCAGCTGAGCTGATACTCCTTCACTCTTACACCCCTGGGAATGCCCACATTTCACTTGGAGAATTGTGTTGccaaattgttttctttcctttggggTCACATCACTGGGCTGACTGACATATGTAAGGATTTCTATTCTTGTGAAGTCTTCCAGCATCAAAATGCCAGCCTGATGGAGTAGACCTCCTTTTGAACAAGCCCTGAGTAAGACTCTGCTTTGGTTTATGATCTCCCAGTACATTGCACAGAGTTCAGGTTCTTGTTGCTTTTCTGGACTGATTTCTGGTTTGCTTGTGACAAGCTTTCAAGTGCTTCTGAAGTACCAGCGTGTTAACTGACTGCAGAACTGACAATACAAGCTTTAATCCGCACTGCTTCTTTAGCCTTGTACTTGATGATGGAAGAGCCAAAGAAACAGCTGAATCTGGCAGAAAGACCCATTGAAGCCAAAGAACTCAGCTAATGTGTTTTGTAACCAGTGTGTTTCTCAGAAGCAATAAGATTAAGTGGATCAGCTGGTGTGCTCAGTGCTTGGTGGAAAGAAGCTTATTTAAATCAAGAGGACCAGAGAACCTGTGCCTCAGTACAGGACGAAAATGGATTCCACAGAAGACCTTGACTATCCTCAAGTCATCTTGCAATACAGCAGTGGATTTTTAGTCTCAAAGGTAAGAAATATAACTCAGTCTTGGATAGATGCAGACAGAAATATTCAAGGATCTTACATTAGTGAGTTAGGATGTAACTTTTTGGGAAGCAAACCATCTCATATTAAAGCATCTGGTCTGTTCATCTAGGCAGGAaggaaatttgaaaagaaaaaagatttgaaAGTGACCTGACCTCTCGGAGTAGACTTAGCATTGAGATTCCTCTGACGTCTGGGCTCTTGGATGAGCAGACCTTGTCTCTGTATGACGCTTTATAAAAAACCCAGTTTATAGCTGAGGGCTTGCTGTCTGACTGCCTCAAATGTGGGATGTTCCTCTGGTGGTGGGATTTCTTCccagttttcatttttggagTTTGAGAAACAGAGAGCTTACTTCAAttgccttttccccttctgttaAACCATACAAAGAACAAgacttttcaaatgttttctcaaAGAATATGCTTCCCTCTCCCATGGTTTGTCTCTATGTACTGTGCAGAATGCTGAGCTTGAGAACTTCTCTGTTTTGCCTCTTTTGAGGTGAAATTAAGAGTCTGGTATAATGGTTATTTTCCATACAGCTCTTGATTAAGGCACAAAGGTAGAACTAGTAGTTCCACGTTCCTTATTTTTACTGATGTTATTTGCctttctgtgtgtgtaagcATATGGGCATAAAATTATAATATCCAGTGCAGttgagatattttttcctcaattaCTATTCAGTTGCCTTACTTATTGTCCCTTGCTGCACCTCTGGCCAACATGGTAATGCAAGGAATGCTCTCTGGGTTGTGCAGACACTGCTGCATCCTAAGATTCCTGAAAGGCAGAGCTGACAGTAAAGAGaggagaaatgcaaaaatcCTTTTGCTTGGTGAGAAAGAGGAGTGCCCAGTGCTTTCCAAATTAATGCTGGTGCTATGTTTTTGAGAAACGATCTCAACTTTGGTTAACCTATGTTCTTACTGAGGGTAAAAGGAGCTTCAGTATTATCAGTGTTTGGAGAAACTTCAGTTTAATCATTGGACTTTAtatgaaatatgatttttacatgaaaaaaagtGTATATTTTCTCTAACAGAACAGGTTTAGAAATGCAATAGGCTTTGGTGATTTCACTTGATCTCTCATTCCCACCTTTGCTTACCCCCAGGTTATGTTCACTGCCTGTGAACTGGGGGTGTTTGATCTTCTGCTGGAGACAGGAGAGCCTCTTTCTTCAGATGCCATTGCTGCACGTTTGGGTACCAGCACCACGGGGATGGAAAGGCTGCTGGATGCCTGTGTGGGACTGAAGCTCTTGGCAGTAGAGCTCACACAAGAAGGAGGTAAtaaaggcaggaggagaagaaactaAATGACTTAAACCTCTCATGGTTTTGAAAGTGAGGCAAGGTGTGTGGGGAGAGGTGATATCTTGCGTTAGGCCAGTTGCTGTTgctgaaaggaggagagaatcacTTGAGAACACCATCCCTTCTTCagctgaaagagaagcagcaaatgtCAGCATCATTAAAAGTGTAAAGTAAAACCCAGGTGAAAGGCTCTGTGTCTCTAAACTTTGTGCAATAGTCTCAGGTGACCTTGGAGAAGATATTCAgggtctctgcagagctggtcTCATGAAAACTCTGAGGTGTGAGTGTGATTTTTAAACCTTAAGATAAAATGCAAGGGTAGATGGGCAACAACATCATTTTAAAACGTATTTTGTTTTTCGTTGAGGTTTTGCCACCATGTGAAGTATTTTGTTAGGTTGTTGATCTGAACTGAGAGATGATTTAAGTTTGCCTGTGCATCAGAGACCTTGGGTCCACGTGGTCAGAAGGCATCTGTGGCCATCAGAAAACTGGTCTGGACTAGCCAGTCTTGTAAGTTTGGTTTAGGGCTTTTACTGTAGTTGCACAATGAGTTTAGGGAGAGCAGGTTCTATCTTTTATATTCCTTTTGTATGCCAGTCCCATAGGTGAGTGATACCACTGCGGATGCATTGGAGGAAGCAGGGGAGATTTCTTTGAGTCCTTTAGACATTCATCTGTCTGCAGAAGGTCCTGCACTAGTGAACTGAGAGGATAGGTGTGGTTGGCATGTTGTTTTGGGGACTTGTCTCCCACTTGCTGACTTTGTTGAGCAGAAAAAAGACTTGTCTGCAAGGGCTTCTCATTGAAATAGAGCATACCAAAAGTGTCCTCTGATAGCAGAAACCCATAGGCAAATGATGACCCTCATAAGGCATTCCTCTTGCTGTTCTTGAAGTAAATGTTTGATGCTGGAGTAAGTGTGGGTAGACAGTGTTTACTCACACTGAATAGGGCAACACACATTTCAGCAGCCCTCACCCACTGCTCATTGCAGTGAAGGGATTGATTGTAGAAGTGATGTGGTTGTGTCTTTGGTCATATAGAAGACTTCTGGTGATAAATAACATGCTGTACAGTGGAACTGGCAAGGTGGTGTATCATACATGTTagttaatgtatttatttcaccCTTTAGCTCTctacagaaatgcagacatttCCAACATCTACCTTACAAAATCAAGTCCCAAGTCTCAGTATCATATTATGATGTATTACTCCAATACAGTCTACTTGTGCTGGCACTACCTGGCTGATGCTGTGAGGTAAGGAATTTGTGTGGCTGCTCTGAGTGGTGTGTTTCTGGGAAAGGGCACAATGAAGATATTGACTGGGTCTCAGAAAAAACCAAGAGTTCATTTTGGCTGTTAACACAGCCAGTATATGTTCgtgttttttccttgttttccctttgtgtgtgttcttgttttcctttttcttctgaaggtaGAGATGATCTAGGAATCAGCTTTATGTGTGTTTGACCTTCAGGAAAGCACTTCATCATTACAGTGGGAGTAATCATGGCTAAGGATACTTCTGTTACAAAGGTGTATAGGAGTACTTTAATATGGGGCTGGAGTCTCGCTTGTTCCAGCCAGTGCAACTGGTGATCAAACATGGTGTGTGTGATGGTGGTGATTGCACCAGTCTTGTATCTTTGCCTGAGATGTGTTCCcataaatcatagaatagtttgggttggaagggaccttaaagatcatctaattcCAACCCCCTCtgtcatgggcagggacacgTTCCACTAGATCGGGTTGCTCAAAGTcacatccaacctggccttgaaaaGTACTAGTCATTCTTGTGAAAGGCTGAGAAATATATCAGCATATTTGGGGGTGGCAAATGGGGGTGCCTTTATAGCCATTACAAATAGACTGGCATATATTATATTCTGTACAAAGGTGAGCACCTTCCACAGTGATGAACTAGCTGAAACTACAGTTCCATGGGGTGTTTGGGGTAAGAGAAAAATCCACGCTCTCATGCTTTTTTTGCTTGCTATTTTAGAGAAGGAAGAAACCAATATGAAAGAGCTTTCGGCATTTCATCTGAAGACCCTTTTGGAGCAATGTACAGGTAATCATTAGTATATTTATAGAAATCTAATTCTTCTTACTGtagataaaaaatatttttaattatggcTCAGGACAATTAAATATGATGATGGGAGAATCCTACTCATCAGAACCATCATACAGCATTTTCCATTCTCAACAATATCCATTACTGGGACACTGTCTGATATTCTGAATAGAAGTATAtaatttcttattctgaaaaaCTGTTGTGGTTTAGCATGGCAgacaactaagcaccacacagctgttTGCTCACTACCacccccagtgggatggggagagaatcaggaaaaaaggtaaacctcatgggttgagataaatacaatttaataggacagaaagagaaaatattaataataacaaggataataataaaaacttaTAAAACAAGgaatgcacaatgcaattgctcaccaccccTCAAATGATACCCAACCAATTTGCAAGAAGCGGTACTCCTGACCAGTTCCCCCCAGAATATATACTGAGTGTGATGTCATATGTTATGGAATACTCCTTTAGCCAGTTCGGGTCAACTGTCCTCACTGtgctctctcccagctgcttatGCACCTGGCACTGCATGAGATGCTgaagtccttgactgcttaaCAACTAacacatcagtgtgttatcaacattattctcatactaaatccaaaacacatcATTATACCAGATACTAGGAGGAAAATTAACTTTACCCCAGCTGAAACTAGGACAAAACCATATCTCAGGTCTCTGGCACAGAGGCAATGGtagttgaaggaaaaaaaaaaatccctcagaaACCTGAAAATTAGCAGCCTAATAAGCTGTTGGACTTGAATAGTATTAATTCCCGGTTGAAATGTGTGAATATATAGCTGTACCCTTCTGCTACAGTAAGACTCAACATAGTTTTATATGCAAAGAGAATGTATTCTGTGTCAATAAAAACAGATATTAGTGTTTAAGATAAAACTTGTAATAGTTGTATGACAGAAATCACCAAAGATATTATGTGCTGTGTCTGTTTGCATTACTAGatcagaagaagaaatgctgaaattcaTGGCTGGCCAGAACTCAGTATGGGGTATATGTGGCAGAGATGTTCTTTCTGCATTTGACCTTTCCCCTTTCAGACAGATCTGTGACCTGGGAGGTGAGTGTCAGATCTTTAACAAGCCTTTGAACTGTCATCTTTTACaagctctgaaaagaaaaataactcctATGTTATATGTTGGGTACAGCAATGGAAATCAGGACGTATTTCACAATCTTGTCAGCAATAGAGAATTTTACTGGTTTGCTTGGGctaaaaagagaaatgtgagAGTGATGAGAGCATTAGGAATCTCACTGTTTTTCTCTACAGAGTGTCATTTGTGTGAGTAGTGTCTTACTCCTCTGTGTACGTGGCAgctttggcatttttttcttgccttgcttgATACATTCTGCTGGTGCTGGACTctttccccccttcccttcAGCCAGTGTCGTTGAGATATTATCTGCAGCCTCTTACCCTGCAGCACctgctgtcccagtgctgctgAGCACTGCCAGGATTCATGGGACTCATCCGGctccctgttgggctctatcgcTGCTTCCTCAGTGCCTGGTTGAGTGgctctgtttttcatttctcacCTCCCAGTACCTATAGGTGGGTCTGGCTGAGGGGGTGCATAAGAGCTGTAGGGCTGGTGCTGAACCCACAggcctgggtgctgggggcccTGGAGGTTCCTGCAGAGCAAGTGGAGACGGTGGCCTCTCCtgtccctcctcttcccctttgGCTTCCATGAGGCTGAATGCACCATTGCCTGCATTGCTTTGTGGGGATGGTGATGAACAGGTTAGTTTTGTGTCAGCACTGACCTTCTTTTGCTCTCTCTAAAGGAGGTGGTGGAGCTTTGGCCCGAGAGTGTGTTTCTTTGTACCCAAATTCCATGGTCACAATTTATGACCTGCCGAAAGTTGTGCAAGTAGCCAAAGAGCGATTTGTTCCCCATGAGGAGCACCGTATCTCTTTCCATGAAGGTAGGTGTGGACAGCAGTGTAGTGTTGTGACAGCTATGGCTCCTGAGCCCTTTGTCTCTGCTGAGGTACCATACTGGAGACTCAGGTCTCCAGCTGCCCCTTATGCCGGACTGCAGCCTCCTCAGGCCAGGTCTATGGTTCATTGCTACCACAGGGCTGTCCCAGTTGTGCATCTGCAGCTACCTTCCATTAGAGACACAATTCAGTCATTCAGCAAcccagaagctgtttactcctGAACAGAGCTATTTGATTTCTCCAGAAGAAGGATactttaacaacaacaaaaaagtccTGCAATTTTGAAAAACTGTCATGCCAGGTTATAGATCTTCCTAACactctcttttctcctgtgaAGACCTCCTGGCAGATGTGTGGGTTGCCAGGCCTGCTCTGAGGAGGGGGTTTTCCTTCTCTGGTCATGACTGATTGACTTTCAAGTTTTAAGATGCTTCAGGCTTTGAATGTGGGAGAACTAGCCCATAGTCCCATTGCCTGGTCCCTAAATCTTATATGGTCTTTGCAGTATCTATGATGAAAATGAGTGTAGGgaggtttaatttttaatgtttacaaaAGCCTTCAAGGTGTTGGAATGACTTAATATTGCTTGAagctcagaaagcagaaagaagcctTGAGGAAGGAAGTGattatataaatacaaaaatggagaaacacaggaaatgtTACTTGTGCCAGTGGTGCAAAGAAATgggagcagaaatgaaaaagtcagatgcagaaagaaaaaactgaatgCAGTACACTGGGTGCTGAACAAAAGGCATGATGATGAATCTAGTGCTAGGAGGTGAGAgatgtgtgttttttccttatggATTTACCTCTGTGGTTACTGAAGTTCTTTGAAAATTTGCTTAGATAAAGGAAAgttaattcattttcttcatgataGAAACCATGAGAAACTGTCTCCTCTTCTTAAAGCTTTATGAATCTGAATTTCCGTCATTAGAGAAAACCTAGACTCAAATGCTTTCTGGTGCATCAAAAACTGTTTCAGACAAGCTGCCGctcttaaaacatttctgacCTTATTGAGACTAAACAACAATAAAATCCCCTCTGCAGTGCCACAGAGGACTTTTACCTGGTAACTCTGTTGCTGTCTGATATGGGCGATGGACGTGGCAAGCCCAGAGTCTTTAGAACTGGACAGAactgaaaatacttatttaacTCAGTCCTCTGTATTTTGGGGATTTTGTGTAACACAAGTATTCTTGCTTTACAGGAGACTTCTTTAATGATTCAATTCCAGAAGCTGAGCTGTATATTTTATCCAAGACACTGCATGATTGGGATGATGACAAATGCAGGCAATTGCTGACAAAAGTCTACAAGTCTTGCAAACCTGGTAGGTGTGAGCTCTTGAAGAGCAAAGCGACTCATGCCTGTCAGTAATGTGAAGCACACCAGTCTTAATGCTTAGTTTGGGTGGCAGAGTTTCATGCAGGCGTTTCTGGGCttagcctttttctttcctaagtcAGCCATGTGCATCTGAGCTAATAAGCCTGCTCAAAGTTCTCCTTATCTGGCTTCCAGTTTTACCCTCGTTCTCTACAGGGACTCCTCTTTCAAGGTATTTAGGTGTAAGGACTGGGGATTTGGGTATTGTTTAGATAGACAGGTGTACACGTCATAGAAAGTAATCCCATTAAGCATCACATTGAACCCTTGTGCTTTGAAAACACTGCCTACAGAACTGGGTTCTCAGCAAAGCCAGTAAGCTCCTGTGGATTTCAGCTGGGGGAAATGGGAAATTTCCATCCCAGCTGTAGCATCTCCTTCAGCCCTGGCATGTCAGTACTTAGGTAGCCAAGCAGAGGCACACTCTGATGCTTTTGCTCTTTCGTTGTCTTCTGTGATGCTGGAATACGACTTAATGTAGAGATTGCTTCTTCCTAAAACTAAAGATTAGGATCTGGCCTAGTAACTCAGCTGTAAAATACCTCATCTTCTCAGAGCTCAGcctgggttttatttctgttaatttacCCAGGTGGTGGAGTGCTGCTGGTTGAATCACTTCTGAATGAAGATAAAAGTGGCCCTTTGGAAACCCAGCTGTATTCAATGAATATGTTGGTccagacagaaggaaaagagcgAACAGCAGCAGAGTACAGCAAGCTTCTTGAGGCAGCTGgctttggagacattcaagtCAAGAGGACTGGAAAACTCTATGATGCTGTTTTAGGAAGGACATAATAGCACCTCCTGTATGTACCTAACAAGACAGTGGAAAAAtgtgatattttcttcttagaaGACAATCATCAACTTAGCTTTTAGTTAAGACAGACAATTTTTTGGAAGCTGATACATTGTCAGGAGAATCAGTAATGAGGGACCTGGATGGATTGTGAACCTGGCAGCCCGATTAGGGCTTGCCTttggaagggagagaaagaaatcaacACCTGTGTTCTGGTTTAAATGAAAtcgagttaattttctttaggcAGTTAGGAACTCTTCTTTTTCACACCTAGCACAGTTGTTGTTTGGATGTAGTGTCatggttgagacggacaaatgacatagaccaagttcttccaggatgaaagtagtagatgccatttaagcaggaacctctaaatttgatttgtgattctgaatATGTAGTCAAGGTCCAACGTACACATCTGATTCTGAAaattttttagcataaaaacaaaaagggggaattgtgggGGACTAcagtgggtccgtggattccctgatggagggcatgggaacagagatcagccttgaagatattaaagcctacccgtgagaaagatgggagtaaaggagtatccggagatattaaggtgtacccgtgagagagaaggggtgtacccgtgagagagaagggagtagaagagtaacactgATGATAGAAgaattagccaatgagatgttactgctgtaacttgtaaccaatagtgaagagacacatgaattggtaaaactgtataaaaatgcacttgtggcaataaatggcatctactactttcatcctggaagaacttggtctatgtcgtttgtccatcTCAACCACGACAATGTAGTTTGAGAATAACTCTGTCCCTGTGTGTTATcttcttaatgtttttcttcaagtaactttccaggGGTTTTGAGTTGGAACAAAGAGCATGTGAGAACTCACTGTTACTAAGGTCTTTCTGGGCTCTTTATCTGAAGATGTGAAGCAGccaggaagggaggaagggatggGGCAGATCTTGACTGATATCCAGACagatcaataagaatattccatgctGTTAGCGTCACGCTTCTTATTTAATGAGAGTTGGGTTTTCTCGCTGGAGAGACCTGTTGTGGTTCTGCTCCATTTCAGTtgagttctgtttgggagttCCTTTAGTTCAGTCTTTTACTGTTCAGCTGTTTTGTAGCTGGcctttgggcctttctgcctttttggtcttttctttccctggaattggctgttcaggaccaggctgctctctctcttcccaggactggctgctcagcattgatggagttcgtgaggaattgcattgagtatctttcaTATGCTacttctattttatatatattagtagtagtattgtattattttgttattttattaaactgttttttgtCTCAGTCCATgagttttctcccttcttttttgattctctccccttttAGTGAGGAGGCAGGGAGTGAGCGATCAGCTGTTGTGGTTTTCATTGCTAGCTGAAGTTGAACTGCGACAACCTGTTCCACAAGAAACATATAGTTTgtctgcttctgattttttttcattctttccaatTTCAACACTGTATCTGACAAAAGCATAGCTGTGTTTGTACTTGGATTCCTGCAAAATTAAACTGATCACTGTTCTGAGCTCTGTTGCCTGCATTTTCATTCCTGTGAATTGATTTACTATAAACAGACCAAATTCTGTTACCTTGTGGTTAgttgtcctgggtcattgggggaaGCAACGAGGggaagtggtctgagtcaggtgaccgTGAATTGATgaattggagtattccatcccattcacgacttcctggatataaaaggtggagaccagaaggactcgctctctctcttctgctgggtcttctgctgcttcgctTTGGCTCTGCTTCTTctctgccgtccctgcaagctgaggcctcgtgacagactgaatctagttctggttggctgcaggatcctgctggagtagctgctgggaattgcaagactggttctataatatttgttctgtgttatttttctctgtgtttatttagtagcattagtaaaatgttttcaagctttccaactctcttctctctgtccttcttttcctttcctctcaaaatcgcctgtccttagtgaaaagggggaggagagggaggggaagagggggaagTGGGtagagggttaaggaaaatacatctactgaggtttttg from Caloenas nicobarica isolate bCalNic1 chromosome 1, bCalNic1.hap1, whole genome shotgun sequence includes the following:
- the ASMT gene encoding acetylserotonin O-methyltransferase isoform X2; amino-acid sequence: MDSTEDLDYPQVILQYSSGFLVSKVMFTACELGVFDLLLETGEPLSSDAIAARLGTSTTGMERLLDACVGLKLLAVELTQEGALYRNADISNIYLTKSSPKSQYHIMMYYSNTVYLCWHYLADAVREGRNQYERAFGISSEDPFGAMYRSEEEMLKFMAGQNSVWGICGRDVLSAFDLSPFRQICDLGGGGGALARECVSLYPNSMVTIYDLPKVVQVAKERFVPHEEHRISFHEGGGVLLVESLLNEDKSGPLETQLYSMNMLVQTEGKERTAAEYSKLLEAAGFGDIQVKRTGKLYDAVLGRT
- the ASMT gene encoding acetylserotonin O-methyltransferase isoform X1, which encodes MDSTEDLDYPQVILQYSSGFLVSKVMFTACELGVFDLLLETGEPLSSDAIAARLGTSTTGMERLLDACVGLKLLAVELTQEGALYRNADISNIYLTKSSPKSQYHIMMYYSNTVYLCWHYLADAVREGRNQYERAFGISSEDPFGAMYRSEEEMLKFMAGQNSVWGICGRDVLSAFDLSPFRQICDLGGGGGALARECVSLYPNSMVTIYDLPKVVQVAKERFVPHEEHRISFHEGDFFNDSIPEAELYILSKTLHDWDDDKCRQLLTKVYKSCKPGGGVLLVESLLNEDKSGPLETQLYSMNMLVQTEGKERTAAEYSKLLEAAGFGDIQVKRTGKLYDAVLGRT